The DNA region GGTCGCCGCCTCGTACTCCGCCAGGATCCGCATCTTGTAGCCCGGAGAGAACTGCCGGCGCCGTGCCTTCGCGGGCACCTCCGGATCCGGCCGCCGGCGCTGCGTCTCGTCCTCGCTCACCCNACCATCGTCAACCGGCCAGCGAGCCGCTGTCAGCCCCGCATCCATCTAGATCAAGCTCCCAACCCGCCCTCGTCACTGGTTAACAGACATCCTCTGCCTCGAACCAGCTTGGCAGGTAGGGCGACCGAACATCACCCTCAGCCAGAAGGCTGATGGAGCGTAATCGGGAGCGCCCGCGTCCACTGCGGCCGGCAAATGGAGGCTGATCGTAGAGTATGAGCCGTCTCCCGCCCCGAGCATCTACCGCTACCTGCTCGCTCCGCGTCGACAGCCGACCCTGACGATGTGCCCGATCCACGCGGACCGTCGGATGAGGTAGCAACCCACCTGCCGTGCCGGACCGCGCCCGCGCTGACGGGAAGCAGGGCAACTGAGAGATCAAGATGAGACCAAGGAAGCCACCGGCGCGCCGGTGGCTTCTGTCTTGTCTGCATACGACGGTGGACAGAACCGGGCACAACCCGAACCGCCAGCCCACCATCCCCGGACCCACGATCGTCATCCCCGCTCGCACAAGCAGGCCGCCTACCAGCGGAAATGCACGGCGACGCCGTCGTACGTCGACACCCGGGGCCCCGACGACAGCCACCGGATGACAGCCACGGTTGGGGCTGCGGTCATGGCGGCCCTCACCACCATCCATCGACGCTGACGTCATCACGACGGATCCTTATATCAGTCGCGATGACCGGGATGGGCGCGCTACACGGCACCCAACGGTGCCGATGTCACGCCGTACACCCACCTGATCATCACGGCACAGATTGGACGACGGACCAGCACGGACGACTTTTTCGGCAGGTCAATCTACAGAGAACAACCGAGTTTTAACCAGCTCGAATCCTGCGATCCAATTCCAGCATGATCAAAAAATTTCCGACCTACATAGTTTTAAAATCGACCACTTCAATTCGAACTCGAATATTTCCCGACACTCAATGCTCGCTAATCGGGCCCGATGCGACAAAAGATCTTACGCCGTCAGGCGTAAGGCCTCCCGATTTTTCGACACAGACCGGCGCGAGCCATGCCGGCGACGATTTAGAGGCCGCGTTCCTCAGCGATTAGCAGGCCGAGTATCTCCCGGGCGGAGGCCTACGAGAATGTCGGAGACGAACACCAGCGGTTTGATCCCGGATCATGTGAAGATGTCGGATCTCTCGGGAGCGTTCCCGAGTGAGTACGACCCCGGTAGCAGATCAGATCGCGCAGGCGGAGCCCGTTGCCGTGTCTGGTCCTGCACACCTCAGGCTCGCCGGTACCGATCTGGATGACGGCTCGGGCTTCTGCTTGGCTTCTTCTTCGGCTTGGCGACCTCCTGCAGGACCGACATTTCTCCGAACGCGAAGTCGGTCTGGATCTTGGTGAGGTAGTCGTTCAATCCGCAGTGCAGGTCGTCGGCGGGGAAGTTGGTCAGGACATCGTTCGTGGTGATCAGAAAGGCGACTGCTGCCGCTTGTCATTTTTTGTGAGGGGTATCGGTGGGATGGGCAATGGCATCCTCGGTGGCGGGTTCCTGGAACGCGTCGGGGATGCCGTCGGCGTCCCAGGGCTCTTGCAAGGACGCGATTTGATGGGATCGGCCCGCTCTGTCAGGCTCGGCTGATCGGTCCTGGTAGAGGGCGGTGTGTGGGAGCGCGGGCACGGCTGGACCACGTGTCGCGGGCAAAGGGACAGGCACGCCACTTGTAGATCACGGAGATGTCTTATGTCCTCGTGGTCTGGAGTGCGGCGTGCCTGTGGGCGCATTGTCGCGCGCCGCGGCCGGTGTGGTGGGAGCCGGCGACGTGTCGCGTGCGGAAATCTGGGAACGGCTCGATCTGGTGACCGACCAGCGGTCGCCTCGCGGGCTGGTCTACCCGTTGCGGTGCCTGGCCGCGGTGTGGCTGTGCTCGCTGACGGCGGCGGGCCACGACCGGGTGTCGGCGGTCCGCGGGTGGCTGAGGCGGACCAGTGACGAGGAACGCGCGCGGCTGCGCCTGCCGTGGGACCCGTTCGACGGCTACCGGCTGCCGAGCGCCGCGACGATCCACCGGTTCCTTGCGGCCGTGGATGACGGGGAACTCGCCGTGGCCCTGCTCGACCCACCGCTCGACCCGAACCCGCCAGCCGAGGAGGAAGCCTGCGGGCAGCAGGAACCCGCCGCCCAGGCGGATGTGGCTACCCGGGAACGCGTGGCGGTGGAGTCGGCGGTCGCGGTCGACGGCAAAACCAGCCGGCACGCGAAACGCGCCGACGGCAGCCGGGTGCACCTCGTCGGCGCGGTCAGCCACGGCGACGGGCGGCTGCTCGGTCAGGTCGAGGTCGACGCCAAGACCAACGAGACCACGGTGTTCCGCCGGCTGCTACGGCCCCTTGACCTGACGAACGTGCTGGTCACGGCCGATGCCCTCCACACCGTGCGCGCCAACCTCGACTGGCTGGTCACCGCGAAGAACGCCCACTACCTTGCCGTGATCAAGAAAAATCAGCCGACGATGTGGGCGTTCCTGGCCGGCCTGCCCTGGGCCGACATATCCCGACCGGCGCCACCACCCGCGACCATGGCCACGGCCGCGACGAGACCCGCGGCATCAAGGCCGCCACCGTCGCCCACCTCGACTTCCCGCACGCGGCCCAGGCGATCCGCATCCACCGCTGGCGCCGGGTGAAAGGCAGGCCGGCGACCCGCGAGACCGCCTACGGGATCACCAGCCTCACCTTCGAGCAGGCAGGGGCCGCGCTGCTCGCGACGTTCGCCCGCCAGCACTGGCACATCGAGGACCGCCAGCACTACGTCCGCGACGTCACCTTCGGTGAGGACGCCTCCACCAGCAGGACCGGCCGGGCCCCCGCAGCCCTCGCGATCTTCCGAGGCGCCGTGATCACCGCGATCCGCGCCGCGGGCTACCGCTACATCCCCGAAGGCCGCCTCGACCACGTCACCGCGACCGCCGCACTCAACCTCCACGGCTTCCCATGACAAACCCGCCACTCCACCTGAACCCGACATCCAACGCCATCAAGGTCATGACGCGTTCTCGCAAGAGCCCTGGTCGGCGTCCCGGTCGATCGTTTCTTCTTCCTCGATCCTGCGGTACACGCGGTTACGGGTTCGGAGGACCACTGCCGCGAGCAGCGCGGAGACCAGGGATCCAAGGAGGATCGCCGCCTTGGCATGGTCGTCGCGCTCGGTCCCGTCACCGAACGCCAGCTCACCGATGAGCAACGAGACCGTGAAACCGACACCGGCCAGCAGGGCGACACCGAGGACGTCCCACCAGGCCAGGCTCTGATCCAGCTCGGCCCGGGTGAACCGGGCCAGCAGGAACGTGGAGCCCAGGACCCCGACCAGCTTGCCGACCACGAGACCCAGGGCCACACCCAGGCCCGCGGGGTCACGCAACGCCGCGCCGATCCCGCCGTCACCCAGCGACACACCGGCCGCCATCAACGCGAAGATCGGCACGGCGATGCCGGCGGACACCGGACGCCAGCGATGCTCGAACCGCTCCGACATCCCGACGTGTGCCCCTGGCTCCGGGCGGGCGGGTACCGCGAATCCCATCAGCACCCCGGCGATGGTCGCGTGCACCCCCGAGGCGTGCATGAGCGCCCACGCGACGACGGCGAGCGGCAGCAGCAGCCACCAGCGGCCGGCACCCCGGTTCACCAGGAGTGTGAATAGGACGATCGTCGCGACCGAGCCGGCCAGCGGCGCCGGGCTGAGCGAGTCGGTGAAGAACACCGCGATGATCGTGATGGCGAGGAGGTCGTCGACGACGGCCAAGGTCAGCAGGAACGAACGAAGCGCGACCGGCAGATGGGTGCTGATGATGGCCAGCACGGCGACCGCGAACGCGATGTCCGTCGCCGTCGGCACCGCCCAGCCTTCAGGTGCCCCGTCCGCGGACAGGCTGTTGACCAGGGTGTAGATCAGGGCGGGCATCGCCATCCCGCCGACCGCCGCGACGATCGGCAGGGCCGCGCGGCTGGGTGATCTCAGATCCCCCAGGACGAACTCGCGTTTCAGTTCGAGGCCCACCACGAAGAAGAAGATCGCGAGCAGGCCGTCGGACGCCCAGTGCGCCAGGTTCAAGCGCAGATGCAACGCCTCCGGCCCGACGTGGGCGCCGGTCAGCGTCGCGTACGCCGCACGCCAGGGCGAGTTCGCCCAGACCAGCGCCACCACCGCGCCAGCCAGCAGCAACAGGCCACCCACCGTCTCGCTACGCAGCACGCCGGTGACCTGCCGAGCACGGGACCAGCCCGGCCGCGTCAGGAGCCGGGCGGGAAGAGCACCGGACCGACCCGGGCCTTCCGGCGTCGGGGTACCAGACGGTGCGGCGGACATCCACATCCCTTCGAGAAATCCAATCGCATGCGGCATCCCTCCGCGCGTCCCATGACCACCTCGAACCGGTCACACAACGCACACAGACCAGACGCATCTTCATGCCGACCAGACTTCCCGGCGCACCGCCTCCCACCCTATCGGGCCCGATTGGCCGGGGCACAGTGCCCTGCCCCACGACCCGCAGCCCGCCCGCAGTCGGCTCTCCCTGTCCCGCGCCGATCCGGACCGGGGGCGCTGTTGCATTGGGCGGAGGCGGGGCGTGGTGGAGCCGTCTCGGGCGGGCGGTCAGATGGCCAGGGTGAGCTCGGTGAAGGCAGCCGTCAGCCGGTTCCGGGGGTCGGCATCGACGCCCAGTTCGTAGTGGCCGCGGCGGATGTTCTGCACGAACGCGTGCCCGGAGCCGATGATCTGTGCGGAGCGGAGGCCTTTCAGGCCGCGCATCGGCTGTAGTCGTGTCTTGAACCGGCCGTGGTCGGCCTCGATCGGATTGTTCGCGTACTGGTCGTCGACGTGATGAGCGGCGGGGAGCTGTTCGTCGAGGACTCGTGGGTAGGAGGCGGCCCGGTCGGTGGTCACCTCGACGGGCCGCCGGCCGTGGGACAGNGCNCGGGTAAAGAACCGGCGGGCCGCGGCGAGATCCCGCTTCTCGGAGGCCAGCACGTCGATGACCTGGCCGAACTGGTCGACGGCCCGGTACAGATAGGCCCATCGTCCGGCGACCTTCACATACGTCTCGTCGACGAACCAACGATCACTCGGTGTGTGCCGGCATGGCCGGGCCGCGTCGATCAGCAGCGGAGTGAACCGGCGCACCCACCGGTAGACGGTCACTTGATCAACGACCAGGCCGCGCTCGGCAAGCAGCTCCTCCACATCCCGGTAGGACAAGGCGTAGCGCAGGTACCACCGCACCGCCAGGACGATCACCTCGGGAGGGAAGCGGAACCCGGCGAACTCCGACGTCGGAACCGGTGGACGGACACGACGTCGACGCATCCTCTGATCATGACTGATCGGCGGCTACGCGAAGGTGGACATCGCCGATGCAACAGCGCCCTACCCCCGACACCACACCACGACCGACTAACCCACGCCGCCCCGTCCGCCCCGGCCGCCGTGCGACACGCACCCCACACGCGGGCTCCGACAGCCAGCCGGCACTCCAGGCCACACAGTTCGGTATCATGACTCTCGCAGGGCCGTTAGCTCAATTGGCAGAGCAGCCGGCTTTTAACCGGCGAGTTCAGGGTTCGAGTCCCTGACGGCCCACATCGGATGGCCTTTTCTGGACATTTTTAAATGGACTTCAGGGCTTCATATAGTTCGAAATTTTGAGACTCCGGAAATTCGTGGATCCTCCCCTTCTTCCGGCGCCCATGAATCCGAACGGTGTGCATCCGCCTGATATTATCGATCAGCCTTTCGGTTGGGCGTCGGTGGCAGTCTGGCAAGGCGATCGGGCTACCTGGGTCGACGTTGGGTCCGGATTAGAGGGCGAGGATCGCCTCGCACCAGTCTGGCGGTCCTGACGCCATGTGAGGCGCGCTACTTCGCCGCTGACAATTCGATGACGAGCCGGTCAGCCTCGCGGGCAAGCAGTCCGGCAAGGTCCGGATGATCGCCGAAGGTGCGGGTCACCCTCAGCAGCTCGACGCACATGAACAGCCGAGCCAGGGCCCCTTGACTCAGGCCCAGTTCCGGAGCCCCACAGGCAGTCGTCTGGGGCAGTGGTACCGCCGGGATGCCCCGCCAGAGATCGCAGTGTGTAGTCGGTGAGACGTTTTCAGTGATCTCTGGCATCGCTGTAAGCACGTTGCCCGCGTCGCCGAACTCGACGGTCAGGCCGTGGAGCCCTCGCTGTCGGCCCACGGTGTAGACATGCCGACGATCATTCCGAGATCAGGTTCGGAGGCAAAAACCCTGCTAGTGC from Parafrankia discariae includes:
- the nhaA gene encoding Na+/H+ antiporter NhaA, with the translated sequence MSAAPSGTPTPEGPGRSGALPARLLTRPGWSRARQVTGVLRSETVGGLLLLAGAVVALVWANSPWRAAYATLTGAHVGPEALHLRLNLAHWASDGLLAIFFFVVGLELKREFVLGDLRSPSRAALPIVAAVGGMAMPALIYTLVNSLSADGAPEGWAVPTATDIAFAVAVLAIISTHLPVALRSFLLTLAVVDDLLAITIIAVFFTDSLSPAPLAGSVATIVLFTLLVNRGAGRWWLLLPLAVVAWALMHASGVHATIAGVLMGFAVPARPEPGAHVGMSERFEHRWRPVSAGIAVPIFALMAAGVSLGDGGIGAALRDPAGLGVALGLVVGKLVGVLGSTFLLARFTRAELDQSLAWWDVLGVALLAGVGFTVSLLIGELAFGDGTERDDHAKAAILLGSLVSALLAAVVLRTRNRVYRRIEEEETIDRDADQGSCENAS
- a CDS encoding IS6 family transposase; its protein translation is MRRRRVRPPVPTSEFAGFRFPPEVIVLAVRWYLRYALSYRDVEELLAERGLVVDQVTVYRWVRRFTPLLIDAARPCRHTPSDRWFVDETYVKVAGRWAYLYRAVDQFGQVIDVLASEKRDLAAARRFFTRALSHGRRPVEVTTDRAASYPRVLDEQLPAAHHVDDQYANNPIEADHGRFKTRLQPMRGLKGLRSAQIIGSGHAFVQNIRRGHYELGVDADPRNRLTAAFTELTLAI
- a CDS encoding ISAs1 family transposase, whose protein sequence is MSRAEIWERLDLVTDQRSPRGLVYPLRCLAAVWLCSLTAAGHDRVSAVRGWLRRTSDEERARLRLPWDPFDGYRLPSAATIHRFLAAVDDGELAVALLDPPLDPNPPAEEEACGQQEPAAQADVATRERVAVESAVAVDGKTSRHAKRADGSRVHLVGAVSHGDGRLLGQVEVDAKTNETTVFRRLLRPLDLTNVLVTADALHTVRANLDWLVTAKNAHYLAVIKKNQPTMWAFLAGLPWADISRPAPPPATMATAATRPAASRPPPSPTSTSRTRPRRSASTAGAG